A genomic window from Pseudonocardia broussonetiae includes:
- a CDS encoding ABC transporter ATP-binding protein, with protein sequence MTGTGTGTTGTAHATTGAPGTNGHHPAGTRGLSARGLVKTYPLARNVFGRPTSRVRAVDGVDLEVTAGMTVGVVGESGSGKSTLGRLASLLDRPDSGTVVLDGRDTARLRGRELSEVRRSLQVVFQDPFGSLDPTKTIAHAVAEPLLVHGRVRRWGTTAAAEELLARVGLDAGLARRYPEQLSGGQRQRVCIARALALDPWLLVADEPTSALDLSTRSEILNLLLTLQQETGLSVLLVSHDFATVQHLAHRVAVMYLGRIVEEGPTLDVVREPLHPYTKALLSAVPVPDPQVQRGRRRILLHGDAPNPADPPSGCRFRTRCAYAMPSCAEVDPQLETVGTGHRVACLLHSEPGTPAGAPSPRTEG encoded by the coding sequence ATGACCGGCACGGGGACAGGGACGACCGGCACCGCGCACGCCACCACCGGGGCGCCCGGCACGAACGGGCACCACCCAGCCGGGACGCGCGGGCTCAGCGCGCGGGGCCTGGTCAAGACCTACCCCCTGGCCCGCAACGTGTTCGGCCGCCCGACCAGCCGGGTCCGGGCCGTCGACGGGGTCGACCTCGAGGTGACCGCGGGCATGACGGTCGGGGTGGTGGGCGAGTCCGGCTCGGGCAAGTCCACCCTCGGCCGCCTGGCCTCGCTGCTGGACCGGCCGGACTCCGGGACCGTCGTGCTCGACGGCCGCGACACGGCCCGCCTGCGCGGGCGGGAGCTGTCGGAGGTGCGCCGCAGCCTGCAGGTCGTGTTCCAGGACCCGTTCGGGTCCCTCGACCCGACCAAGACGATCGCCCACGCGGTCGCCGAGCCCCTGCTCGTGCACGGCAGGGTCCGGCGCTGGGGCACCACGGCGGCCGCGGAGGAGCTGCTCGCGCGCGTCGGGCTCGACGCCGGGCTCGCCCGCCGGTACCCCGAACAGCTCTCCGGCGGCCAGCGCCAGCGGGTCTGCATCGCCAGGGCGCTCGCGCTCGACCCGTGGCTGCTGGTCGCGGACGAGCCGACCTCGGCGCTGGACCTCTCGACCCGGTCGGAGATCCTCAACCTGCTCCTCACGCTGCAGCAGGAGACCGGCCTGTCCGTCCTGCTGGTCTCGCACGACTTCGCGACCGTCCAGCACCTGGCCCACCGGGTCGCGGTGATGTACCTGGGGCGCATCGTCGAGGAGGGGCCCACCCTCGACGTGGTGCGGGAGCCGCTGCACCCGTACACGAAGGCGCTGCTGTCCGCGGTGCCCGTGCCCGACCCGCAGGTCCAGCGCGGCCGCCGGCGCATCCTGCTGCACGGCGACGCGCCGAACCCGGCGGACCCGCCGTCGGGGTGCCGGTTCCGCACCCGCTGCGCCTACGCCATGCCGTCCTGCGCGGAGGTCGACCCGCAGCTGGAGACGGTCGGCACCGGGCACCGGGTGGCCTGCCTGCTGCACAGCGAACCCGGCACGCCGGCCGGGGCCCCGTCCCCGCGAACGGAGGGCTGA
- a CDS encoding ABC transporter permease, protein MTTTSIPAPVTGREVPAAPVSPRRRTVRLLLRRPSTVVALGFVLLLAALAALAPWVSPYDPFAQDLENAFAPWSAEHLLGTDDLGRDVASRLLHAIRLALLSPLISVGVALVLGVPAGLWAGLSRGSVDAVLSRIADALLSLPGLAFALAIIAVVGPGLTNVMVALGVVFAPTLFRVIRGAAMAVAQEPFIDAARSIGCSTSRILRVHVLPNVAAPLLVQATILMGLALLSEAGLSFLGLGVQPPESSWGSMLRTAYENQFEAPLAVLPPGIAVVLTVLAFNTIGDAIRDAMSARGQR, encoded by the coding sequence ATGACCACCACATCGATCCCCGCACCGGTGACGGGCCGGGAGGTGCCGGCCGCACCCGTCTCGCCGCGCCGGCGCACCGTGCGGCTGCTGCTGCGCCGGCCCTCGACCGTCGTGGCGCTCGGGTTCGTGCTGCTCCTGGCGGCGCTGGCCGCGCTGGCGCCGTGGGTCTCGCCCTACGACCCCTTCGCCCAGGACCTCGAGAACGCGTTCGCGCCCTGGTCGGCCGAGCACCTGCTGGGCACCGACGACCTGGGCCGCGACGTCGCCTCCCGGCTGCTGCACGCGATCCGGCTCGCCCTGCTCTCCCCGCTGATCTCGGTCGGGGTGGCGCTCGTCCTCGGCGTCCCGGCGGGCCTGTGGGCCGGGCTGTCCCGCGGCTCCGTCGACGCCGTGCTGAGCCGGATCGCCGACGCCCTGCTCAGCCTGCCGGGCCTCGCGTTCGCGCTGGCGATCATCGCGGTCGTGGGCCCGGGCCTGACCAACGTGATGGTCGCGCTGGGCGTGGTGTTCGCGCCGACGCTGTTCCGGGTCATCCGGGGCGCGGCGATGGCCGTCGCGCAGGAGCCGTTCATCGACGCCGCGCGGTCCATCGGCTGCTCGACCTCCCGCATCCTGCGGGTGCACGTGCTGCCGAACGTCGCCGCCCCGCTGCTGGTGCAGGCCACGATCCTGATGGGGCTCGCGCTCCTGTCCGAGGCGGGCCTGAGCTTCCTCGGGCTGGGCGTCCAGCCGCCGGAGTCGAGCTGGGGCTCCATGCTGCGGACCGCCTACGAGAACCAGTTCGAGGCGCCCCTGGCGGTGCTCCCGCCCGGCATCGCCGTCGTCCTGACCGTGCTCGCGTTCAACACCATCGGCGACGCCATCCGCGACGCCATGTCGGCCCGGGGGCAGCGATGA
- a CDS encoding carboxymuconolactone decarboxylase family protein yields the protein MRDAQDEGVAEGLAVRREVFGTELVDQNYTRASAFGRPAQDWIAGAVWADVWTRDGLDRRTRSLVTLAMLTALNRPTEFESHVRAAVTNGCTVADIQELLLHTAPYCGAPAALQAFRQAERVLSERALTEPDRGAPGSATS from the coding sequence GTGCGCGACGCGCAGGACGAGGGCGTGGCCGAGGGACTGGCCGTGCGCCGGGAGGTGTTCGGGACCGAGCTGGTCGACCAGAACTACACGCGCGCCTCGGCGTTCGGCCGCCCGGCCCAGGACTGGATCGCCGGAGCGGTCTGGGCGGACGTGTGGACGCGCGACGGCCTGGACCGGCGGACCCGCAGCCTCGTGACGCTGGCGATGCTCACCGCCCTCAACCGCCCCACCGAGTTCGAGTCGCACGTCCGCGCGGCGGTGACCAACGGCTGCACCGTCGCCGACATCCAGGAGCTGCTCCTGCACACCGCGCCCTACTGCGGCGCCCCCGCGGCGCTGCAGGCGTTCCGGCAGGCCGAGCGGGTGCTGTCGGAGCGGGCGCTGACCGAACCGGACCGGGGCGCGCCCGGATCCGCCACGAGCTGA